From a single Rhizobium lusitanum genomic region:
- a CDS encoding HutD/Ves family protein, with product MAAQKFSILRHDSYKRMPWKNGGGETVEIAVSPEGAGLADFDWRVSMATVATDGPFSVFSSIDRTLSILEGAGMTLFIEGREPVLLTQESTPLPFAADAPTSATLVDGAITDLNVMTRRGRLSHSVRRVRVDGSDELALGSETALVLCHRGHLDIGDRTLLAGDCLLVEEAAGTQHSISGMAQLFVIELHEV from the coding sequence ATGGCAGCTCAGAAGTTCTCAATCCTCCGCCACGACAGCTACAAGCGCATGCCCTGGAAAAACGGCGGCGGGGAGACGGTGGAGATCGCCGTCTCGCCCGAAGGCGCGGGGCTTGCCGATTTCGACTGGCGCGTCAGCATGGCGACGGTCGCCACGGATGGGCCGTTCTCGGTCTTCTCCAGCATTGATCGCACGCTATCGATCCTCGAAGGCGCGGGCATGACGCTCTTCATCGAAGGGCGCGAGCCCGTACTCTTGACGCAGGAAAGTACCCCGCTGCCCTTCGCGGCGGATGCGCCGACATCGGCAACGCTGGTGGATGGTGCGATCACGGATCTGAATGTGATGACGCGGCGGGGGCGATTGTCGCATTCGGTGCGGCGCGTCCGTGTTGATGGGAGTGATGAACTCGCGCTTGGCAGCGAGACGGCGCTGGTTCTCTGCCATCGCGGGCATCTCGATATTGGTGATCGGACGCTTTTGGCGGGCGATTGTTTGCTTGTCGAGGAAGCCGCGGGAACGCAGCACTCGA
- a CDS encoding type II toxin-antitoxin system Phd/YefM family antitoxin: METVNIHEAKTHLSRLIEKAAKGEAFIIAKAGKPMVKVVPIEEAETPKKRRIGFMKGEIVVPANFDTMMADEIEEMFYGKPNDVTDK; the protein is encoded by the coding sequence ATGGAAACCGTCAATATACACGAGGCAAAGACGCATTTGTCGCGGCTGATCGAGAAGGCCGCCAAGGGCGAGGCGTTCATTATTGCCAAGGCGGGCAAACCGATGGTCAAGGTCGTGCCGATCGAAGAGGCCGAAACGCCAAAGAAACGGCGCATCGGCTTCATGAAAGGCGAGATCGTGGTTCCCGCAAATTTCGACACCATGATGGCTGATGAAATCGAGGAGATGTTCTACGGCAAGCCAAACGACGTTACCGACAAATGA
- a CDS encoding type II toxin-antitoxin system VapC family toxin, translating to MRFLLDTHILIWAAGDIALLSQEVRALIDDDENELLFSPASIWEVAIKHGSGRSDFHVDPFRLRHKLMENGYAELPITSEHTIAIAGLPLLHKDPFDRILIAQAIVEGIPLITVDETVLRYPGLNRKY from the coding sequence ATGAGATTTCTCCTCGATACGCATATCCTCATCTGGGCGGCGGGGGATATCGCGCTTCTCTCGCAGGAAGTGAGAGCGCTCATCGACGACGACGAAAACGAGCTCCTCTTCAGCCCGGCGAGTATTTGGGAAGTCGCGATTAAGCACGGTTCCGGACGAAGCGACTTTCACGTCGACCCATTTCGGTTGCGCCATAAACTAATGGAAAACGGCTATGCAGAACTGCCGATCACCAGCGAGCATACAATCGCAATTGCCGGGCTTCCGCTTCTTCACAAGGATCCCTTCGATCGCATTCTGATCGCTCAGGCCATTGTCGAAGGTATTCCATTGATCACCGTCGACGAAACCGTTTTACGGTACCCCGGCCTCAATCGAAAATATTGA
- the hutU gene encoding urocanate hydratase produces MTNPRHNIREIRAPHGPELNAKSWMTEAPLRMLMNNLDPDVAENPNELVVYGGIGRAARTWEDFDRIVATLKTLTEEETLLVQSGKPVGVFRTHKDAPRVLIANSNLVPHWATWDHFNELDKKGLAMYGQMTAGSWIYIGTQGIVQGTYETFVEAGRQHYNGSLKGKWILTGGLGGMGGAQPLAAVMAGACCLAVESDETRIDFRLRTRYVDEKATTLDEALEMIGRWTKAGEAKSVGLLGNAAEIFPELVKRMKAGGPRPDIVTDQTSAHDPLNGYLPLGWTVAEHKAKRESDPKAVEAAARASMKQHVEAMVAFWDAGVPTLDYGNNIRQVAKDEGLENAFAFPGFVPAYIRPLFCRGIGPFRWAALSGDPEDIYKTDAKVKELTPGNTHLHNWLDMARERIAFQGLPARICWVGLGDRERLGLAFNEMVRNGELKAPVVIGRDHLDSGSVASPNRETEAMKDGSDAVSDWPLLNALLNTASGATWVSLHHGGGVGMGFSQHSGMVICADGTDDAARRIERVLWNDPATGVMRHADAGYDIALDCAKDKGLRLPGILGN; encoded by the coding sequence ATGACCAACCCACGCCATAACATCCGCGAAATCCGCGCGCCTCACGGCCCAGAACTCAATGCCAAGAGCTGGATGACCGAAGCGCCGCTGCGGATGCTGATGAACAATCTCGATCCTGACGTCGCGGAAAATCCGAACGAACTGGTCGTCTATGGCGGCATCGGCCGCGCCGCCCGCACCTGGGAGGATTTCGACCGCATCGTCGCGACGCTGAAGACCTTGACCGAAGAAGAAACGCTGCTGGTGCAATCCGGCAAGCCGGTCGGCGTGTTCCGCACCCATAAGGATGCGCCGCGCGTGCTGATCGCCAATTCCAACCTCGTGCCGCATTGGGCGACCTGGGATCATTTTAACGAGCTGGATAAGAAGGGTCTTGCCATGTACGGCCAGATGACTGCCGGCTCGTGGATCTATATCGGCACGCAGGGCATCGTGCAGGGCACCTATGAAACTTTCGTCGAAGCTGGCCGTCAGCACTATAACGGCAGTCTCAAGGGCAAGTGGATCCTGACCGGCGGTCTCGGCGGCATGGGCGGCGCGCAGCCGCTGGCGGCCGTCATGGCCGGCGCCTGCTGCCTCGCTGTCGAAAGCGACGAGACCCGCATCGATTTCCGCCTGCGCACTCGTTATGTCGACGAGAAGGCAACGACGCTCGACGAAGCGCTCGAGATGATCGGCCGCTGGACTAAGGCCGGCGAGGCGAAGTCGGTTGGTCTGCTCGGCAATGCCGCCGAAATCTTTCCGGAACTGGTCAAGCGCATGAAGGCCGGCGGCCCGCGCCCCGACATCGTCACCGACCAGACCTCGGCGCATGATCCGCTGAACGGCTACCTGCCGCTCGGCTGGACAGTGGCCGAACACAAGGCAAAGCGCGAGAGCGATCCGAAGGCTGTGGAAGCCGCCGCCCGGGCCTCGATGAAACAGCATGTCGAAGCCATGGTCGCCTTCTGGGACGCCGGTGTGCCGACGCTCGACTATGGCAACAATATCCGCCAGGTCGCCAAGGATGAAGGCCTGGAAAATGCCTTCGCTTTCCCCGGCTTCGTGCCGGCCTATATCCGCCCGCTGTTCTGCCGAGGCATCGGCCCATTCCGCTGGGCGGCTCTGTCGGGCGATCCGGAGGATATCTACAAGACCGACGCCAAGGTGAAGGAACTCACCCCCGGCAACACCCATCTGCACAACTGGCTGGACATGGCGCGCGAGCGCATCGCCTTCCAGGGCCTGCCGGCGCGCATTTGCTGGGTCGGTCTCGGCGATCGTGAACGTCTCGGCCTTGCCTTCAACGAAATGGTGCGCAACGGCGAGCTGAAGGCTCCTGTCGTCATCGGCCGCGACCATCTCGATTCCGGCTCCGTTGCCTCGCCGAACCGCGAGACGGAAGCGATGAAGGACGGCTCGGATGCCGTCTCCGACTGGCCGCTGCTCAACGCCCTCCTCAACACCGCGTCCGGCGCCACCTGGGTGTCGCTGCACCATGGCGGCGGCGTCGGCATGGGCTTCTCGCAGCACTCCGGCATGGTCATCTGCGCCGATGGCACCGACGACGCGGCCCGCCGCATCGAACGCGTTCTCTGGAACGACCCGGCGACAGGCGTCATGCGCCACGCCGATGCGGGCTACGACATCGCGCTTGATTGCGCCAAGGACAAGGGCCTCCGGCTGCCGGGCATCCTGGGGAACTGA
- the hutH gene encoding histidine ammonia-lyase: MTTTLHPGSVSLKQLAAIYWTGEPAKLDASFDAGILKAAARIAEIAAGNAPVYGINTGFGKLASIKIDSADVATLQRNLILSHCCGVGQPLPENVVRLIMSLKLVSLGRGASGVRLELVRLIEAMLEKGVVPVIPEKGSVGASGDLAPLAHMTAVMMGHGEAFYAGERLDGAAALEKAGLTPVVLAAKEGLALINGTQVSTALALAGLFRAHRAAQAALITGAMSTDAAMGSSAPFHPDIHTLRGHQGQIDTAAALRGLLAGSVIRESHIEGDERVQDPYCIRCQPQVDGACLDLLRSVGRTLEIEANAVTDNPLVLSDNSVVSGGNFHAEPVAFAADQIAIAVCEIGAISQRRIALLVDPALSYGLPAFLAKKPGLNSGLMIAEVTSAALMSENKQMSHPASVDSTPTSANQEDHVSMACHGARRLLQMTDNLFAIVGIEALTAAQGVEFRAPLATSPELTLAIATIRSVVPTLDEDRYMANDLKAASDLVASGALNASVSADILPSLEI; the protein is encoded by the coding sequence ATGACCACTACTCTCCATCCGGGCTCTGTTTCGCTCAAGCAACTGGCCGCAATCTACTGGACCGGTGAGCCCGCCAAGCTCGATGCTTCTTTCGATGCGGGCATCCTCAAGGCTGCCGCCCGTATTGCCGAAATCGCTGCCGGCAATGCGCCGGTCTATGGCATCAACACCGGCTTCGGCAAACTGGCCTCGATCAAGATCGACAGCGCCGATGTCGCCACCCTGCAGCGCAATCTCATCCTTTCGCATTGCTGCGGCGTCGGCCAGCCGCTGCCGGAAAATGTCGTCCGCCTGATCATGTCGCTGAAACTGGTCTCTCTCGGTCGCGGCGCTTCCGGCGTGCGCCTGGAATTGGTGCGGTTGATCGAAGCGATGCTGGAAAAGGGCGTCGTGCCGGTTATCCCCGAGAAGGGTTCCGTCGGCGCGTCCGGCGACCTTGCTCCACTCGCGCATATGACGGCCGTGATGATGGGCCATGGCGAAGCCTTCTATGCCGGCGAACGGCTTGATGGTGCCGCGGCGCTCGAAAAGGCCGGGCTGACGCCGGTCGTGCTCGCCGCCAAGGAAGGCCTGGCGTTGATCAACGGCACGCAGGTTTCGACCGCGCTCGCTCTGGCCGGCCTGTTCCGGGCCCATCGCGCCGCCCAGGCAGCCTTGATCACCGGCGCCATGTCGACAGATGCCGCCATGGGCTCTTCCGCGCCGTTCCATCCCGATATTCATACGCTGCGTGGCCATCAGGGCCAGATCGACACCGCCGCCGCCCTTCGCGGCCTGCTGGCCGGCTCGGTCATTCGCGAAAGCCATATCGAGGGCGACGAGCGGGTGCAGGATCCCTATTGCATTCGCTGCCAGCCGCAGGTCGATGGCGCTTGTCTCGATTTGCTGCGCTCCGTCGGCCGCACGCTTGAAATCGAGGCGAATGCGGTCACCGACAATCCGCTCGTCCTTTCCGACAATTCCGTCGTCTCCGGCGGCAATTTCCACGCCGAGCCGGTGGCCTTCGCGGCCGACCAGATCGCCATCGCCGTCTGCGAGATCGGCGCGATCTCGCAGCGCCGCATCGCACTTCTGGTCGATCCGGCTCTGAGCTATGGCTTGCCGGCCTTCCTTGCCAAGAAGCCGGGCCTGAATTCCGGCCTGATGATCGCCGAAGTGACCTCGGCGGCGCTGATGTCGGAAAACAAGCAGATGTCGCATCCGGCCTCGGTCGATTCGACGCCGACCTCTGCCAATCAGGAAGACCATGTTTCCATGGCCTGCCATGGCGCGCGTCGCCTCCTGCAGATGACCGACAATCTCTTCGCCATCGTCGGCATTGAGGCGCTGACGGCGGCACAGGGCGTCGAGTTTCGCGCGCCACTGGCCACCAGCCCCGAACTGACCCTTGCCATCGCCACCATCCGCTCCGTCGTGCCGACGCTCGATGAAGACCGCTACATGGCAAATGACCTCAAGGCCGCCAGCGACCTTGTCGCTTCCGGCGCACTCAACGCATCCGTATCCGCCGATATTCTGCCTTCCCTGGAGATATGA